In Streptomyces dangxiongensis, one DNA window encodes the following:
- a CDS encoding ATP-binding cassette domain-containing protein: MHSPHDPYVRVRGAREHNLKGVDVDIPRDVLAVFTGVSGSGKSSLAFGTIYAEAQRRYFESVAPYARRLIHQIGAPAVGEISGLPPAVSLQQRRAAPTSRSSVGTVTNLSNSLRMLFSRAGTYPPGAGRLDSDAFSPNTAAGACPGCHGLGRVHETTEELLVPDPSLSVREGAVAAWPGAWQGKNLRDILDTLGYDVDRPWRDLPAAQREWILFTDEQPVVTVHPVRDADRIQRPYQGTYMSARRYVLKTFSDTRSATLRAKAERFLTSAPCPDCGGGRLRPEALAVTFAGRTIAELAALPLTDLAGLLEGDTETARVLTGDLKSRIEPVTELGLGYLSLDRATPTLSAGELQRLRLATQLRSGLFGVVYVLDEPSAGLHPADTEALITVLDRLKAAGNSVFVVEHHLEVVRGADWLVDVGPGAGEHGGRVLYSGPVAELASVEESATAAYLFDESPGAVREVRRPRGWLTVGPVTRHNLRAVTAEFPLGAFTAVTGVSGSGKSTLVGELAERPAGVERLVRVDQKPIGRTPRSNLATYTGLFDVVRKVFAGTEEARARGYGVGRFSFNVAGGAPSGGGRCETCQGEGFVSVELLFLPSTYAPCPDCGGARYNPGTLRVTYRGRNIAEVLDLTVESAAEFFADLPAAARSLGTLLDVGLGYLRLGQPATELSGGEAQRIKLASELQRGRRGHTLYLLDEPTTGLHPADVEVLTDRLHGLVDAGHTVVVVEHDMTVVAGADWVIDLGPGGGDRGGRIVAAGPPERVARARGSATAPYLARVMP; the protein is encoded by the coding sequence ATGCACAGCCCCCATGACCCGTACGTCCGCGTCCGCGGCGCCCGCGAGCACAACCTCAAGGGCGTCGACGTGGACATCCCCCGGGACGTGCTGGCGGTGTTCACCGGTGTCTCCGGCTCGGGGAAGTCGTCCCTGGCGTTCGGCACCATCTACGCCGAGGCCCAGCGGCGCTACTTCGAGTCGGTCGCACCGTACGCGCGCAGGCTGATCCACCAGATCGGGGCGCCGGCGGTCGGCGAGATCAGCGGGCTGCCGCCCGCGGTCTCGCTGCAACAGCGCCGCGCGGCCCCCACCTCACGGTCCTCGGTGGGCACGGTCACCAATCTCTCCAACTCGCTGCGCATGCTGTTCTCCCGCGCCGGGACGTACCCGCCCGGTGCCGGCCGGCTCGACTCGGACGCGTTCTCGCCGAACACCGCGGCCGGCGCCTGCCCCGGGTGCCACGGCCTCGGCCGGGTGCACGAGACGACGGAGGAGCTGCTGGTCCCGGACCCGTCGCTGTCCGTCCGCGAGGGTGCCGTCGCGGCCTGGCCGGGCGCCTGGCAGGGCAAGAACCTGCGGGACATCCTCGACACGCTCGGGTACGACGTGGACCGGCCCTGGCGCGACCTGCCCGCCGCACAGCGCGAGTGGATCCTGTTCACGGACGAGCAGCCGGTCGTCACCGTCCACCCCGTCCGGGACGCCGACCGCATCCAACGGCCCTACCAGGGCACGTACATGAGCGCCCGCCGGTATGTGCTGAAGACGTTCTCCGACACCCGCTCAGCCACCCTGCGGGCCAAGGCGGAGCGGTTTTTGACCAGTGCGCCCTGCCCCGACTGCGGGGGCGGCCGGCTGCGGCCCGAGGCGCTCGCGGTGACCTTCGCCGGGCGGACCATCGCCGAACTGGCCGCGCTGCCGCTGACCGACCTCGCCGGACTCCTCGAAGGGGACACGGAGACCGCCCGGGTCCTCACCGGGGACCTGAAGTCCCGGATCGAGCCGGTGACCGAACTGGGGCTCGGCTATCTCAGCCTGGACCGGGCCACCCCCACGCTCTCGGCCGGCGAGCTGCAACGGCTGCGCCTCGCGACCCAGTTGCGCTCCGGACTGTTCGGCGTGGTGTACGTGCTGGACGAGCCGTCCGCCGGACTCCACCCCGCCGACACCGAGGCGCTGATCACCGTGCTGGACCGGCTGAAGGCCGCGGGCAACTCGGTGTTCGTGGTGGAGCATCACCTGGAGGTGGTGCGCGGCGCCGACTGGCTGGTGGACGTGGGTCCGGGCGCCGGCGAGCACGGCGGGCGGGTGCTGTACAGCGGGCCCGTGGCCGAGCTGGCCTCCGTCGAGGAGTCGGCCACCGCCGCGTACCTCTTCGACGAGTCCCCCGGAGCCGTGCGCGAGGTGCGCCGGCCGCGCGGCTGGCTGACCGTGGGCCCGGTGACCCGGCACAACCTGCGTGCGGTGACCGCCGAGTTCCCGCTCGGCGCGTTCACCGCGGTCACGGGTGTCTCCGGCTCGGGGAAGTCCACGCTCGTCGGCGAGCTGGCGGAGCGGCCCGCGGGTGTCGAGCGGCTGGTCCGGGTCGACCAGAAGCCCATCGGGCGCACCCCGCGCTCCAACCTGGCCACCTACACGGGCCTGTTCGACGTCGTACGCAAGGTGTTCGCCGGCACGGAGGAGGCGCGGGCGCGCGGCTACGGGGTCGGGCGGTTCTCCTTCAACGTGGCTGGGGGTGCCCCCTCCGGGGGAGGGCGCTGCGAGACCTGTCAGGGCGAGGGGTTCGTCAGCGTCGAGCTGCTGTTCCTGCCGAGCACGTACGCGCCCTGCCCCGACTGCGGCGGGGCCCGCTACAACCCCGGGACACTGCGGGTGACGTACCGGGGACGGAACATCGCCGAGGTGCTCGATCTGACGGTGGAGTCGGCGGCGGAGTTCTTCGCGGACCTGCCGGCCGCCGCGCGCAGTCTGGGCACGCTGCTCGACGTGGGCCTCGGCTATCTGCGGCTGGGCCAGCCCGCGACCGAGCTGTCCGGCGGGGAGGCGCAGCGGATCAAGCTGGCGAGCGAACTCCAGCGCGGGCGCCGCGGCCACACCCTGTACCTGCTGGACGAGCCGACGACCGGACTGCATCCGGCCGATGTGGAGGTGCTCACGGACCGGCTGCACGGGCTGGTGGACGCGGGGCACACGGTGGTGGTCGTCGAGCACGACATGACGGTCGTCGCGGGCGCCGACTGGGTGATCGACCTCGGTCCGGGCGGCGGCGACCGGGGCGGCCGGATCGTGGCGGCCGGCCCGCCGGAGCGGGTGGCCCGGGCGCGGGGCAGCGCGACAGCACCGTACCTGGCGCGGGTCATGCCCTGA
- the egtA gene encoding ergothioneine biosynthesis glutamate--cysteine ligase EgtA, with the protein MSEAKNDGGDCTEHRTAVTEAEVEALVRGICFKTGPPRALGVELEWLVHERERPQFPVTSERLEAAYAALRAVPLGSALTVEPGGQLELSSPPAASLMECIDTVAADLDAVRAVLAEDGLALAGIGHDPWHPPRRFLREARYDAMEACLDRTGPAGRHMMCASASVQVCVDAGHEEPGPLGHIRRWWLAHQLGPVLVAAFANSPLAGQRPTGWMSTRQRWWTDIGAGRAGAPPLNAEPRAAWARHVLDSPVMCVRRDSGPWEVPEGLTFREWIRSRSPRPPTRADLDYHLTTLFPPVRPRGHLELRMIDAQPGENGWTVPLAVTAALFDDPQAAETAYRAVKPLAERTLNRPAPHNPLWVDAARRGLADPELRDAAATCFEAALEALPRLGATARVSDAVAAYRDRYVARGRCPADDLLDRLPAGPPRSGAAPAGGTPTAHGRKDIRA; encoded by the coding sequence ATGTCCGAAGCGAAGAACGACGGTGGTGACTGTACGGAGCACCGCACCGCCGTCACCGAAGCCGAGGTGGAGGCCCTGGTCAGGGGCATCTGCTTCAAGACCGGACCGCCCCGCGCGCTCGGCGTCGAGCTGGAGTGGCTCGTCCACGAGCGGGAGCGACCACAGTTCCCCGTCACATCCGAACGGCTCGAAGCGGCCTACGCCGCCCTGCGGGCCGTACCCCTGGGGTCGGCGCTCACCGTCGAACCCGGCGGCCAGCTCGAACTGAGTTCGCCGCCCGCCGCCTCCCTGATGGAGTGCATCGACACCGTCGCCGCCGACCTGGACGCCGTCCGGGCCGTGCTGGCCGAGGACGGTCTCGCTCTCGCCGGCATCGGCCACGACCCCTGGCACCCACCCCGCAGGTTCCTGCGTGAGGCGCGTTACGACGCCATGGAGGCGTGCCTGGACCGCACCGGTCCGGCCGGCCGGCACATGATGTGCGCCTCGGCGTCCGTCCAGGTCTGCGTGGACGCCGGCCACGAGGAGCCCGGCCCGCTGGGACACATACGGCGCTGGTGGCTGGCGCACCAGTTGGGCCCGGTGCTGGTCGCCGCGTTCGCCAACTCCCCGCTGGCCGGGCAACGGCCCACGGGCTGGATGTCCACCCGGCAGCGGTGGTGGACCGACATCGGTGCCGGCCGGGCCGGCGCTCCCCCGCTGAACGCCGAGCCCAGGGCGGCCTGGGCCCGGCACGTGCTGGACTCCCCGGTGATGTGCGTCCGCCGGGACAGCGGGCCGTGGGAGGTTCCCGAGGGGCTCACCTTCCGGGAGTGGATCCGCTCCCGGTCGCCCCGGCCGCCCACCAGGGCGGACCTCGACTACCACCTGACGACGCTGTTCCCGCCGGTCCGGCCGCGCGGCCACCTGGAGCTGCGGATGATCGACGCGCAGCCCGGGGAGAACGGCTGGACCGTGCCGCTCGCGGTGACGGCGGCGTTGTTCGACGATCCGCAGGCCGCCGAGACCGCCTACCGGGCCGTGAAGCCGCTCGCCGAACGGACCCTGAACCGGCCGGCCCCGCACAACCCGCTGTGGGTCGACGCGGCCCGGCGGGGGCTCGCCGACCCGGAGCTGCGCGACGCCGCCGCCACCTGCTTCGAGGCGGCCCTGGAGGCGCTGCCCCGACTCGGGGCCACCGCCCGGGTCAGCGACGCCGTGGCCGCGTACCGGGACCGCTATGTCGCCCGCGGCCGCTGTCCGGCCGACGACCTGCTGGACCGGCTGCCCGCCGGCCCGCCCCGGTCCGGGGCGGCCCCGGCCGGAGGCACGCCCACCGCGCACGGGAGGAAGGACATCCGCGCATGA
- the egtB gene encoding ergothioneine biosynthesis protein EgtB, whose protein sequence is MTAPQTDITTTETDSEALRQRALASLTTARDRTTLLTTCVDEPDLTAQHSPLMSPLVWDLAHIGNQEELWLLRAVGGREAMRPDIDNLYDAFEHPRAERPSLPLLPPAEARRYAADVRGRALDLLDGADFHGSRLTEAGFAFGMVAQHEQQHDETMLITHQLRRGPRALTAPDPEPAPPFTGPAEVLVPGGPFTMGTSAEPWALDNERPAHPRQVAPFWIDTTPVTNAAYRAFVEDGGYDTERWWSPEGWAHIRGHGITAPLFWRRDGGQWLRRRFGVTEVVPPDEPVLHVCWYEADAYARWAGRRLPTETEWEKAARFDPATGRSMRYPWGDADPAPEHANLGQRHLGPAPAGSYPAGESPFGVRQLIGDVWEWTASDFLPYPGFGAFPYEEYSQVFFGSDHKVLRGGSFAVDPVACRGTFRNWDHPVRRQIFSGFRTARSETG, encoded by the coding sequence ATGACCGCCCCGCAGACCGACATCACGACCACCGAGACGGACAGCGAGGCCCTGCGGCAGCGGGCGCTGGCCTCCCTCACCACCGCCCGTGACCGCACCACCCTCCTGACGACGTGCGTCGACGAACCGGACCTCACCGCCCAGCACTCCCCGCTGATGTCGCCCCTGGTGTGGGATCTGGCGCACATCGGCAACCAGGAGGAGCTGTGGCTGCTGCGGGCGGTCGGCGGCCGGGAGGCGATGCGGCCCGACATCGACAACCTGTACGACGCCTTCGAGCATCCACGTGCGGAGCGTCCCTCGCTGCCGCTGCTGCCGCCCGCCGAGGCCCGCCGGTACGCGGCCGACGTGCGCGGCCGGGCGCTGGACCTGCTGGACGGGGCGGACTTCCACGGCTCCCGGCTGACCGAGGCCGGTTTCGCCTTCGGGATGGTCGCCCAGCACGAACAGCAGCACGACGAGACCATGCTGATCACCCATCAGCTCCGGCGGGGCCCCCGGGCCCTGACCGCCCCGGACCCGGAACCGGCCCCACCGTTCACCGGTCCGGCCGAAGTCCTGGTGCCCGGCGGCCCGTTCACCATGGGCACCTCGGCCGAGCCATGGGCCCTCGACAACGAACGCCCGGCGCATCCGCGTCAGGTGGCGCCGTTCTGGATCGACACGACACCGGTGACCAACGCGGCGTACCGGGCGTTCGTCGAGGACGGCGGCTACGACACCGAACGCTGGTGGTCGCCGGAGGGCTGGGCGCACATCCGGGGGCACGGCATCACCGCCCCGCTGTTCTGGCGGCGGGACGGCGGCCAGTGGCTGCGGCGCCGGTTCGGGGTCACCGAAGTGGTGCCGCCGGACGAGCCGGTGCTGCACGTGTGCTGGTACGAGGCCGACGCCTACGCCCGCTGGGCCGGGCGGCGGCTGCCCACCGAGACGGAGTGGGAGAAGGCGGCCCGCTTCGACCCGGCCACGGGCCGCTCGATGCGCTACCCCTGGGGCGACGCCGACCCCGCGCCCGAACACGCCAACCTCGGCCAGCGGCATCTGGGGCCCGCCCCCGCCGGCAGCTACCCGGCCGGCGAGTCACCGTTCGGCGTACGGCAGTTGATCGGTGACGTGTGGGAGTGGACGGCGAGCGACTTCCTGCCGTACCCGGGCTTCGGGGCCTTCCCGTACGAGGAGTACTCGCAGGTGTTCTTCGGCTCCGACCACAAGGTGCTGCGCGGCGGTTCGTTCGCCGTGGACCCGGTGGCCTGCCGCGGTACGTTCCGCAACTGGGACCACCCCGTCCGGCGGCAGATCTTCTCCGGGTTCCGCACCGCGCGCTCGGAGACCGGCTGA
- the egtD gene encoding L-histidine N(alpha)-methyltransferase encodes MSPLHITRTLPEDTTGAALRADVLHGLTSTPKRLPPKWFYDARGSELFEQITELPEYYPTRAEREILVARSGEIAAASGARTLIELGSGSSTKTRYLIDALPLSAYVPVDVSESALTQAGQALVEERPDLDVHALIADFTAPLALPATPGPRLVAFLGGTVGNLLPAERAAFLASVRALLDPGDGLLLGTDLVKDERVLVRAYDDAAGVTAAFNKNVLAVIDRELGADFDPDTFDHVALWDAGRQWIEMRLRSRTAQTVKVPALGLAVDFAAGEELRTEVSAKFRKDGVTTELAAAGLELTHWWTDAPGRFALSLSVAR; translated from the coding sequence TTGAGTCCCCTGCACATCACCCGCACCCTCCCCGAGGACACGACGGGCGCCGCGCTGCGCGCCGACGTCCTGCACGGTCTCACCTCCACCCCCAAGCGGCTGCCGCCCAAATGGTTCTACGACGCCCGTGGCAGCGAGCTGTTCGAGCAGATCACCGAACTGCCCGAGTACTACCCCACCCGCGCCGAACGGGAGATCCTCGTAGCCCGGTCGGGCGAGATCGCCGCGGCGAGCGGCGCCCGCACGCTGATCGAACTGGGCTCGGGCTCCTCCACGAAGACCCGCTATCTGATCGACGCGCTCCCGCTGTCGGCGTACGTACCGGTGGACGTCAGCGAGAGCGCCCTCACCCAGGCGGGGCAGGCCCTCGTCGAGGAACGCCCGGACCTCGACGTCCACGCGCTGATCGCCGACTTCACCGCCCCGCTCGCCCTGCCGGCCACGCCCGGGCCCCGGCTGGTGGCCTTCCTCGGCGGCACGGTCGGCAACCTGCTGCCGGCCGAGCGCGCCGCCTTCCTGGCCTCCGTGCGGGCGCTGCTCGACCCGGGCGACGGGCTGCTGCTCGGCACCGACCTGGTCAAGGACGAACGGGTGCTGGTCCGGGCGTACGACGACGCGGCGGGGGTGACGGCCGCGTTCAACAAGAACGTGCTGGCCGTCATCGACCGGGAGCTGGGCGCCGACTTCGATCCGGACACCTTCGACCATGTGGCCCTGTGGGACGCCGGGCGGCAGTGGATCGAGATGCGGCTGCGCTCCCGTACCGCGCAGACGGTGAAGGTGCCCGCGCTGGGCCTCGCCGTGGACTTCGCGGCGGGTGAGGAGTTGCGCACGGAGGTGTCGGCGAAGTTCCGCAAGGACGGGGTGACGACCGAACTGGCCGCCGCCGGGCTGGAGCTGACCCACTGGTGGACGGACGCGCCGGGCCGGTTCGCGCTGTCGCTGAGCGTGGCGCGGTGA
- a CDS encoding dodecin: MSNHTYRVTEIVGTSHEGVDQAIRNGIARADQTLRNLDWFEVTQVRGQIENGRIEHYQVGMKVGFRIEDEGGS, translated from the coding sequence ATGTCGAACCACACCTACCGGGTCACCGAGATCGTCGGCACCTCGCACGAGGGCGTCGACCAGGCCATCCGCAACGGCATCGCCCGCGCCGACCAGACGCTGCGCAACCTGGACTGGTTCGAGGTGACCCAGGTCCGCGGCCAGATCGAGAACGGCCGCATCGAGCACTACCAGGTGGGCATGAAGGTCGGCTTCCGCATCGAGGACGAGGGCGGCTCCTGA
- the egtC gene encoding ergothioneine biosynthesis protein EgtC, with protein MCRHLAYLGAEEPLGRLLVEPAHSLLRQSWAPRRQRYGTVNADGFGVGWYAPGDPVPARYRRAGPVWADLSFADLARVVRSGAVLAAVRDATLAGADAEAAAAPFAADRWLFSHNGAIAGWPDAAAPLASALPPVDLLSLQARTDSAFVWALVLHRLRTGDEPDRALGETVRALAEAAPASRLNLLLTDGATISATTWGDSLWYRTDPGRSTVVASEPYDDDPLWQEVPDRTVLTASRAGVLLTPLEDPASASPKEPCR; from the coding sequence ATGTGCCGTCACCTCGCCTACCTGGGAGCCGAGGAGCCCCTGGGCCGGCTTCTGGTCGAGCCCGCGCACAGCCTGCTGCGCCAGTCCTGGGCGCCGCGGCGGCAGCGGTACGGGACGGTCAACGCCGACGGGTTCGGGGTGGGCTGGTACGCCCCCGGGGACCCCGTGCCGGCGCGCTACCGGCGGGCCGGACCCGTCTGGGCGGACCTGTCCTTCGCCGACCTGGCCCGGGTGGTGCGCTCCGGTGCCGTCCTCGCGGCCGTCCGGGACGCCACCCTCGCGGGCGCGGACGCCGAGGCCGCGGCGGCACCGTTCGCGGCCGACCGGTGGCTGTTCAGCCACAACGGCGCCATCGCCGGCTGGCCGGACGCGGCGGCGCCGCTGGCGTCCGCCCTGCCCCCGGTCGACCTGCTGTCCCTCCAGGCCCGTACCGACTCGGCGTTCGTCTGGGCGCTGGTGCTGCACCGGCTGCGGACCGGCGACGAACCCGACCGGGCCCTCGGCGAGACCGTTCGCGCCCTCGCCGAGGCGGCCCCCGCCTCCCGGCTGAACCTGCTGCTCACGGACGGCGCCACGATCTCCGCCACCACCTGGGGCGACTCGCTCTGGTACCGCACCGACCCCGGCCGGAGCACGGTCGTCGCGTCCGAACCGTACGACGACGACCCGCTCTGGCAGGAGGTTCCCGACCGGACCGTGCTCACCGCGAGCCGCGCCGGCGTGCTGCTCACCCCGCTGGAGGATCCGGCGTCCGCATCACCGAAGGAGCCCTGCCGTTGA
- a CDS encoding antitoxin: MSFMDKIKGMLKGHEDMAGKGIDKGGDQIDQRTGNKYRSQVDTGQDKLRDEFGTPRDPGNPPQA, encoded by the coding sequence ATGTCCTTCATGGACAAGATCAAGGGCATGCTCAAGGGCCACGAGGACATGGCCGGCAAGGGCATCGACAAGGGCGGCGACCAGATCGACCAGCGGACCGGTAACAAGTACCGGTCGCAGGTCGACACCGGGCAGGACAAGCTGAGGGACGAGTTCGGCACCCCCCGCGACCCGGGCAACCCGCCCCAGGCGTGA
- a CDS encoding extracellular solute-binding protein — translation MRRRLIALLCVTGSLVSGCGMLPGGHDRKTVTVWLMKDSASKEFLRRFTADFERTHGDLRLDIRIQEWTGIVEKVRAALRPGADDGPDVIEVGNTQVPLYADDGRLVDLTLESMRDWGKEKWLPGLAQPGRDGNKQYGIPWYAANRVVIYRKDAFERAGITRPPKTRDEWLADTAKLDSDGTQGIYLAGQDWYTLSGFIWDEGGELAREKDYEWQGTLDTTAALRGMDFYRRLQALGEGPVDADEEHPPQAGVFAGGKVAQIVAVPGLAQSVVRQNPGLKDKLGFFPVPGRTAGRPGTVFTGGSDLVVPQNTGDQFAATTVVGALTGAKWDTELARTMNYVPNKTSLAGAVAGEEGVAAMAAGAAHGRATPNTPQWADVEADNPIKEYMTRVLNGADPAPEARKASRAITGKLAPDVG, via the coding sequence GTGAGACGTCGTCTGATCGCCCTCCTCTGTGTCACCGGATCCCTCGTCAGCGGTTGCGGGATGCTCCCCGGCGGACACGACCGGAAGACCGTCACGGTGTGGCTGATGAAGGACAGCGCGTCCAAGGAGTTCCTGCGCCGGTTCACGGCGGACTTCGAACGCACCCACGGCGACCTGCGGTTGGACATCCGCATCCAGGAGTGGACCGGCATCGTGGAGAAGGTCCGCGCCGCGCTGAGACCGGGCGCGGACGACGGACCGGACGTCATCGAGGTGGGCAACACCCAGGTGCCGCTGTACGCGGACGACGGCCGGCTCGTGGACCTCACGCTGGAGTCGATGCGGGACTGGGGCAAGGAGAAGTGGCTGCCCGGCCTCGCCCAGCCCGGCAGGGACGGCAACAAGCAGTACGGCATCCCCTGGTACGCGGCCAACCGGGTCGTCATCTACCGCAAGGACGCGTTCGAGCGCGCCGGCATCACCCGCCCGCCGAAGACCCGCGACGAATGGCTCGCCGACACCGCAAAGCTCGACTCCGACGGCACGCAGGGCATCTACCTGGCCGGGCAGGACTGGTACACCCTGTCCGGCTTCATCTGGGACGAGGGCGGCGAACTCGCCCGGGAGAAGGACTACGAGTGGCAGGGCACCCTGGACACAACCGCCGCGCTGCGCGGCATGGACTTCTACCGGCGCCTCCAGGCGCTGGGCGAGGGACCCGTGGACGCCGACGAGGAACACCCGCCCCAGGCCGGGGTGTTCGCCGGCGGCAAGGTCGCGCAGATCGTCGCCGTACCCGGCCTCGCCCAGTCCGTCGTGCGGCAGAACCCGGGCCTGAAAGACAAGCTCGGCTTCTTCCCGGTGCCCGGCCGGACCGCCGGCCGGCCCGGCACCGTCTTCACCGGCGGCTCCGACCTCGTCGTCCCGCAGAACACCGGCGACCAGTTCGCCGCCACCACCGTCGTCGGGGCGCTCACCGGCGCCAAGTGGGACACCGAACTCGCCCGCACCATGAACTACGTGCCCAACAAGACCTCGCTGGCCGGTGCGGTCGCCGGTGAGGAGGGGGTCGCCGCCATGGCCGCGGGCGCGGCGCACGGCCGGGCGACCCCCAACACCCCTCAGTGGGCCGACGTCGAGGCCGACAACCCGATCAAGGAGTACATGACCCGGGTGCTCAACGGGGCCGACCCGGCGCCCGAGGCCCGCAAGGCCTCCCGCGCGATCACCGGGAAACTCGCCCCGGACGTCGGCTGA
- a CDS encoding phosphatase domain-containing protein — protein MTDSSRRPLAVFDLDNTLTDTAHRQHFLSGRPRDWDAFFDAAPQDPPLAEGVALAVESARDCEVVYLTGRPERCRRDTLEWLAAHGLPEGRVHMRSDADRRPARFTKLRVLRRLARDREVRFLVDDDELVCDDAERAGFTVVRARWAAKSAALEEAQERDGRT, from the coding sequence GTGACCGACAGCAGCCGTCGCCCGCTCGCCGTGTTCGACCTCGACAACACGCTCACCGACACCGCTCACCGGCAGCACTTCCTGTCCGGCCGCCCGCGCGACTGGGACGCGTTCTTCGACGCCGCCCCCCAGGACCCGCCGCTCGCCGAGGGGGTGGCGCTGGCCGTGGAGAGCGCCCGGGACTGTGAGGTCGTGTACCTCACCGGCCGTCCCGAGCGGTGCCGCCGGGACACCCTGGAGTGGCTCGCGGCCCACGGACTGCCCGAGGGGCGCGTGCACATGCGGAGCGACGCCGACCGCAGGCCCGCCCGCTTCACCAAGCTGCGGGTCCTGCGCCGGCTGGCCCGGGACCGCGAGGTGCGTTTCCTGGTGGACGACGACGAGCTGGTGTGCGACGACGCCGAGCGCGCCGGGTTCACCGTCGTCCGGGCCCGCTGGGCCGCGAAGTCGGCCGCGCTGGAGGAGGCGCAGGAGCGGGACGGCCGCACCTGA
- a CDS encoding LLM class flavin-dependent oxidoreductase translates to MSSSLIARTRFSLLDRSRTREGHPPAEALRDTVALAREAEALGFHRFWVSEHHGVPGVAGSAPTVLAAAVAAATRTIRVGTGGVMLPNHRPLVVAEQFGVLESLFPGRIDMGLGRSVGFTDGVRRALGRDKGDAEDFGAQLGELLDWFTVGSPAGVHARPAEGLSVPPFVLAMGDGARIAADAGLPMVIGDLRDRERMLRGIDRYRSLFRPSPWAAEPYVVISGTVAVAGTEAEARRLLVPEAWSTAYSRTHGTFPPLAPAESVEARPMTVRERDVYESALAGHIAGTAQQVAHELEAVLKETEAQEVLVTTSTYDRAALLDSHRRLAALLAPRR, encoded by the coding sequence GTGAGCAGCTCACTGATCGCCCGGACCCGGTTCTCCCTCCTCGACCGCTCCCGCACCCGCGAGGGGCACCCGCCCGCCGAGGCGCTGCGGGACACCGTCGCGCTGGCGCGGGAGGCGGAGGCGCTCGGCTTCCACCGGTTCTGGGTGTCCGAGCACCACGGCGTGCCGGGTGTCGCCGGTTCCGCCCCGACCGTGCTGGCCGCCGCGGTCGCCGCGGCCACCCGTACGATCCGGGTCGGCACCGGCGGCGTCATGCTGCCCAACCACCGGCCGCTGGTCGTCGCCGAACAGTTCGGGGTGCTGGAGTCGCTGTTCCCCGGGCGGATCGACATGGGGCTGGGCCGTTCCGTGGGCTTCACGGACGGGGTACGCCGGGCCCTCGGCCGGGACAAGGGGGACGCCGAGGACTTCGGGGCGCAACTCGGCGAGCTGCTGGACTGGTTCACGGTAGGTTCACCCGCCGGGGTGCACGCCCGCCCGGCGGAGGGACTGTCGGTGCCGCCGTTCGTGCTGGCGATGGGCGACGGCGCCCGGATCGCGGCCGACGCGGGGCTGCCGATGGTGATCGGGGACCTGCGCGACCGCGAGAGGATGCTCCGGGGCATCGACCGGTACCGCTCCCTGTTCCGCCCCTCCCCCTGGGCGGCCGAGCCGTACGTGGTGATCTCCGGCACGGTCGCCGTCGCCGGTACCGAGGCGGAGGCGCGCCGGCTGCTGGTCCCGGAGGCGTGGTCGACGGCGTACTCCCGCACCCACGGCACCTTCCCGCCGCTCGCCCCCGCCGAGTCCGTCGAGGCCCGCCCGATGACCGTCAGGGAACGGGACGTCTACGAGTCCGCTCTCGCCGGGCACATCGCCGGCACCGCGCAGCAGGTCGCCCACGAGCTGGAGGCGGTCCTGAAGGAGACGGAGGCGCAGGAGGTCCTGGTCACCACCAGCACCTACGACCGGGCGGCCCTGCTGGACTCCCACCGGAGGCTCGCCGCGCTCCTCGCGCCGCGCCGGTGA